Proteins encoded in a region of the Zea mays cultivar B73 chromosome 4, Zm-B73-REFERENCE-NAM-5.0, whole genome shotgun sequence genome:
- the LOC103654918 gene encoding calcium-transporting ATPase 4, endoplasmic reticulum-type — MPVYTFAYKDELAEFATYDGEDHVAHKYLLDLSYYSSIESNMIFCGFVGLRDPPREEVHTAIEDCRAAGIRVMVITGDNKETAEAICHEIGVFGPHEDISSKSFTGKEFMALSDKKILRQ, encoded by the exons ATGCCTGTATACACATTTGCCTACAAGGATGAATTGGCAGAATTTGCAACATATGATGGTGAAGATCATGTAGCTCACAAGTATCTGCTTGATCTATCATACTACTCTTCCATAGAGAGTAATATGATCTTTTGTGGTTTTGTTGGTCTAAGG GATCCTCCCAGAGAAGAAGTCCACACGGCAATTGAAGATTGCAGAGCTGCTGGAATACGTGTTATGGTGATAACAGGAGATAACAAAGAAACAGCCGAGGCCATCTGCCATGAGATTGGGGTTTTTGGCCCTCATGAAGATATCAGTTCAAAAAGCTTCACAGGGAAGGAATTCATGGCACTTTCTGATAAAAAGATCTTAAGACAATAG
- the LOC100281423 gene encoding protein CHLOROPLAST IMPORT APPARATUS 2 isoform X1, with the protein MSSSCIPTGLRLDLDMVKAAASPVGAHSSPLRPAHYSSPSSTLSSEASNASSSSATSVSLKRARAPRKRPNQAYNEAAALLASIHPSVFPVNKSPKTAPPRPPQLSVLAAALDASPDLLPPLPVLADSAFLLRDQDTPSPKPRSPSGAKNCPSPAPVSSAFRDFRDPPSSASLDAVGADELGEIDFDDDGFNADSILDVGDAAAGGLDGIMGSLTVDVESGTAARFELGLGSQHGARPSLNRALKRRDDDGAWWMWPAVPVKDLTIAPPAPPAPPAPNAAVPQAAAAAAPEKKKSKKKKVVKAMAKGNEELLPNAKCKEEEADASVDDAAANGDGDSDSAPTNAPKAGLGLKLDADEVLKAWSDKGSMFAEGSGPELPTSAAEVRAKLADIDLFPENGAGGGGVREASVLRYKEKRRTRLFSKKIRYQVRKVNADCRPRMKGRFVRSPSLLRQALEEET; encoded by the exons ATGTCGTCTTCCTGCATACCGACCGGCCTGCGGCTGGACCTGGACATGGTGAAGGCGGCGGCGTCGCCGGTGGGCGCGCACTCGTCGCCGCTGCGCCCGGCGCACTACTCGTCGCCGTCGTCGACGCTGTCGTCGGAGGCGTCCAACGCCTcgtcatcgtcggcgacgtcggtGTCGCTCAAGCGGGCTCGCGCGCCGCGGAAGCGGCCCAACCAGGCGTACAACGAGGCCGCCGCGCTGCTCGCGTCCATCCACCCCTCCGTGTTCCCCGTGAACAAGAGCCCCAAGAcggcgccgccgcgcccgccgcagctctccgtgctggcggcggcgctcgacgcctcgcccgacctcctcCCGCCGCTCCCCGTCCTCGCGGACTCCGCATTCCTGCTCCGGGACCAGGACACGCCGTCGCCGAAGCCGCGGAGCCCGTCCGGCGCCAAGAACTGCCCGTCGCCGGCCCCCGTGAGCAGCGCGTTCCGGGACTTCCGCGACCCGCCGTCGTCGGCGAGCCTCGACGCGGTCGGCGCCGACGAGCTTGGCGAGATCGACTTCGACGACGACGGCTTCAACGCCGACTCCATCCTCGACGTCGGTGACGCCGCGGCCGGGGGCCTCGACGGCATCATGGGCAGCCTCACCGTCGACGTCGAGAGCGGCACCGCCGCCAG GTTCGAGCTCGGCCTCGGGTCCCAGCACGGTGCTCGGCCCAGCCTCAACCGCGCACTGAAGCGGCGGGACGACGACGGCGCCTGGTGGATGTGGCCGGCAGTGCCGGTAAAGGACTTGACGATCGCACCACCGGCACCGCCAGCACCACCGGCGCCGAACGCCGCAGTGCCgcaggccgccgccgccgccgcgccagaaaagaagaaaagcaagaagaagaaggtggtGAAGGCCATGGCGAAGGGAAATGAGGAGCTTCTTCCCAACGCGAAGTGCAAGGAGGAAGAAGCTGACGCCTCTGTTGATGACGCCGCCGCTAATGGCGACGGTGACTCCGACAGTGCGCCGACGAACGCACCAAAGGCCGGTCTGGGGCTGAAGCTGGACGCCGACGAGGTTCTCAAGGCGTGGTCCGACAAAGGGTCCATGTTTGCCGAGGGCAGCGGGCCGGAGTTGCCGACGTCGGCCGCCGAAGTGCGG GCTAAGCTTGCAGACATCGACCTGTTTCCAGAGAACGGAGCAGGCGGCGGTGGGGTCAGGGAAGCCAGCGTGCTGCGGTACAAGGAGAAGAGGCGCACCCGGCTCTTCTCCAAGAAGATCCGGTACCAGGTGCGCAAGGTGAACGCCGACTGCCGGCCTCGGATGAAG GGAAGGTTCGTTAGGAGCCCGTCTCTTCTTCGGCAGGCCCTGGAGGAAGAGACCTAG
- the LOC100281423 gene encoding Protein CHLOROPLAST IMPORT APPARATUS 2 gives MSSSCIPTGLRLDLDMVKAAASPVGAHSSPLRPAHYSSPSSTLSSEASNASSSSATSVSLKRARAPRKRPNQAYNEAAALLASIHPSVFPVNKSPKTAPPRPPQLSVLAAALDASPDLLPPLPVLADSAFLLRDQDTPSPKPRSPSGAKNCPSPAPVSSAFRDFRDPPSSASLDAVGADELGEIDFDDDGFNADSILDVGDAAAGGLDGIMGSLTVDVESGTAARSDDSILSSSGIHPYLRRLMVVGLAGRFELGLGSQHGARPSLNRALKRRDDDGAWWMWPAVPVKDLTIAPPAPPAPPAPNAAVPQAAAAAAPEKKKSKKKKVVKAMAKGNEELLPNAKCKEEEADASVDDAAANGDGDSDSAPTNAPKAGLGLKLDADEVLKAWSDKGSMFAEGSGPELPTSAAEVRAKLADIDLFPENGAGGGGVREASVLRYKEKRRTRLFSKKIRYQVRKVNADCRPRMKGRFVRSPSLLRQALEEET, from the exons ATGTCGTCTTCCTGCATACCGACCGGCCTGCGGCTGGACCTGGACATGGTGAAGGCGGCGGCGTCGCCGGTGGGCGCGCACTCGTCGCCGCTGCGCCCGGCGCACTACTCGTCGCCGTCGTCGACGCTGTCGTCGGAGGCGTCCAACGCCTcgtcatcgtcggcgacgtcggtGTCGCTCAAGCGGGCTCGCGCGCCGCGGAAGCGGCCCAACCAGGCGTACAACGAGGCCGCCGCGCTGCTCGCGTCCATCCACCCCTCCGTGTTCCCCGTGAACAAGAGCCCCAAGAcggcgccgccgcgcccgccgcagctctccgtgctggcggcggcgctcgacgcctcgcccgacctcctcCCGCCGCTCCCCGTCCTCGCGGACTCCGCATTCCTGCTCCGGGACCAGGACACGCCGTCGCCGAAGCCGCGGAGCCCGTCCGGCGCCAAGAACTGCCCGTCGCCGGCCCCCGTGAGCAGCGCGTTCCGGGACTTCCGCGACCCGCCGTCGTCGGCGAGCCTCGACGCGGTCGGCGCCGACGAGCTTGGCGAGATCGACTTCGACGACGACGGCTTCAACGCCGACTCCATCCTCGACGTCGGTGACGCCGCGGCCGGGGGCCTCGACGGCATCATGGGCAGCCTCACCGTCGACGTCGAGAGCGGCACCGCCGCCAGGTCCGATGACTCCATCCTTTCCAGCTCCGGCATACACCCCTACCTCAGGAGGCTCATGGTGGTCGGCCTCGCCGGCAGGTTCGAGCTCGGCCTCGGGTCCCAGCACGGTGCTCGGCCCAGCCTCAACCGCGCACTGAAGCGGCGGGACGACGACGGCGCCTGGTGGATGTGGCCGGCAGTGCCGGTAAAGGACTTGACGATCGCACCACCGGCACCGCCAGCACCACCGGCGCCGAACGCCGCAGTGCCgcaggccgccgccgccgccgcgccagaaaagaagaaaagcaagaagaagaaggtggtGAAGGCCATGGCGAAGGGAAATGAGGAGCTTCTTCCCAACGCGAAGTGCAAGGAGGAAGAAGCTGACGCCTCTGTTGATGACGCCGCCGCTAATGGCGACGGTGACTCCGACAGTGCGCCGACGAACGCACCAAAGGCCGGTCTGGGGCTGAAGCTGGACGCCGACGAGGTTCTCAAGGCGTGGTCCGACAAAGGGTCCATGTTTGCCGAGGGCAGCGGGCCGGAGTTGCCGACGTCGGCCGCCGAAGTGCGG GCTAAGCTTGCAGACATCGACCTGTTTCCAGAGAACGGAGCAGGCGGCGGTGGGGTCAGGGAAGCCAGCGTGCTGCGGTACAAGGAGAAGAGGCGCACCCGGCTCTTCTCCAAGAAGATCCGGTACCAGGTGCGCAAGGTGAACGCCGACTGCCGGCCTCGGATGAAG GGAAGGTTCGTTAGGAGCCCGTCTCTTCTTCGGCAGGCCCTGGAGGAAGAGACCTAG